The Desulfovibrio inopinatus DSM 10711 genome window below encodes:
- a CDS encoding hybrid sensor histidine kinase/response regulator produces the protein MFLSSFFFNHSSSTFFRSVNAKISLILITVITVIFFIFGLYDYQTSRTQMMDELNDFADFTVQELSRLLSNPVWNVDNKEAERIIETSMRDKRIYSIVVIEEDGTSIFAGGVRNKYWSISHHVVPRYTGNFIERSANFIVEKSGYNVGSVKLFVTTEFLTEELRHEILMVVLRMLFLELVLVVSLSVFLRFLLTKPLSSLVDMAQKVTATEDYSLRVPQYSKDQIGVLIESFNSMLSVVEERDRLLKVNRNLLEEQVQERTAELIKKNKLLAKASQDATTANRAKGEFLANMSHEIRTPMNAVIGMSEIALSSESDPKQRERLRIIRTSARSLLGLINDILDFSKIEAGKLELETITFRLRDCLDEVADIFREKMAYSGVELILHIDTDVPAELRGDPLRLKQVLINLTGNAYKFTRQGEINISVSVLKHVADNIELNFKIQDTGIGISAEQAELLFEPFSQEDGSITRRYGGTGLGLAICKTLVELMGGTISATGQKGKGSIFQFSAKLEVERMNSNISANYSSIAGLHTLVVDDSEYARFVMAKLLECFEMTVETVDSAEAALKRLQDADLPTFQLIFTDWKLPGKDGIEFVEEIRRNEDTASIPVILMTAFGRERELSRAQEVGTDGFLAKPIKQSVLFDSIMAVFGHNPCLPSAFDEQRGATSKIQGARVLLVEDNEVNQTVAKAILEEFGLYVDVVHNGSLALEAIQIASFDAVLMDIQMPVMNGLEATQRIREDKRFAELPIIAMTAHARIEDREECLNAGMNDYVKKPIDQNVLYEKLNHWIRVDHTEYSPNTETMTQPSTNSFSNEFKVPMDLDGFNVTQGLTRLGGRHAVYAQVLFDFVELFSKSDIDLSRALDRGDIKTVREIAHRVLGAAGNVAAVQLQDVARDLERMVDKDDLERSRELAERFKRELKVVCVSVHRLHMLKTDSNALQSVAIEQQYSAMDLHTMHSWLDELMERLSDYDPVGAMRCLEEYTGLRGESFDRLRQKIDDYEFDAAQEEVIALRDVLVQAAH, from the coding sequence ATGTTTTTATCGTCTTTCTTTTTCAATCACTCTTCGAGTACATTTTTTCGCAGTGTGAATGCGAAAATTAGTCTTATTCTCATTACAGTTATCACTGTCATTTTTTTCATTTTTGGACTCTATGACTATCAAACATCCAGAACACAAATGATGGATGAACTCAATGATTTTGCAGATTTTACTGTACAGGAATTAAGTCGTCTGTTGTCAAACCCAGTTTGGAATGTTGATAACAAAGAAGCTGAACGTATAATTGAAACATCTATGCGTGATAAACGCATTTATTCAATTGTCGTCATTGAAGAAGATGGCACGTCTATTTTTGCAGGTGGCGTAAGAAACAAATATTGGTCGATATCACATCATGTTGTGCCAAGGTATACAGGAAACTTTATAGAACGATCTGCGAATTTCATTGTCGAAAAATCAGGGTATAACGTTGGATCTGTTAAACTTTTTGTGACAACGGAATTTCTTACCGAAGAGTTACGCCATGAGATTCTTATGGTTGTATTGCGTATGCTCTTTCTTGAATTAGTTCTCGTTGTCAGTCTCAGTGTTTTTCTTCGTTTTCTGCTGACGAAACCGCTCTCCAGTCTGGTTGATATGGCGCAAAAAGTGACAGCAACAGAAGATTATTCATTGCGTGTGCCCCAATATTCCAAAGACCAAATCGGAGTATTGATTGAAAGTTTTAATAGCATGCTTTCTGTTGTTGAAGAGCGTGACCGGTTGTTAAAAGTCAATCGGAATCTATTAGAAGAGCAAGTCCAGGAACGGACCGCTGAATTAATTAAAAAAAATAAACTCTTGGCTAAAGCATCACAGGACGCCACGACAGCCAATCGCGCCAAAGGTGAATTTCTTGCCAATATGAGCCATGAAATACGAACACCCATGAATGCGGTCATTGGAATGAGCGAAATTGCGCTCTCGTCTGAATCGGATCCTAAACAACGAGAACGACTCCGTATAATTCGCACGTCGGCTCGATCACTGCTTGGCCTTATCAATGACATACTCGATTTTTCGAAAATTGAGGCCGGTAAGCTTGAATTGGAAACCATTACGTTTCGTTTACGTGATTGTTTGGACGAAGTTGCCGATATTTTCCGAGAAAAAATGGCGTATAGCGGTGTTGAGCTTATTCTTCATATTGATACAGATGTTCCCGCGGAGCTTCGTGGAGATCCACTTCGGCTCAAACAAGTTCTTATTAACCTCACCGGTAACGCCTATAAATTCACCCGACAGGGTGAAATCAATATTTCAGTATCCGTACTTAAACATGTTGCGGACAACATCGAACTCAATTTTAAAATTCAAGATACGGGAATTGGCATTAGTGCCGAGCAAGCCGAACTGCTATTCGAGCCCTTTTCTCAAGAAGATGGCTCCATAACGCGACGTTATGGAGGAACTGGTCTGGGTTTGGCTATTTGCAAAACCCTTGTTGAGCTCATGGGAGGAACAATTTCCGCGACTGGTCAAAAAGGAAAAGGTAGCATCTTTCAGTTTTCAGCCAAATTGGAAGTAGAGCGGATGAACTCTAACATTTCAGCCAATTACAGTTCCATTGCTGGCCTTCATACGTTGGTAGTCGATGACAGCGAATATGCTCGTTTTGTTATGGCCAAACTTTTGGAATGTTTTGAAATGACCGTTGAGACCGTTGATTCCGCTGAAGCCGCTCTCAAACGTCTTCAGGACGCTGATTTGCCAACATTTCAACTTATCTTTACGGATTGGAAGTTACCAGGGAAAGACGGTATCGAATTTGTGGAAGAGATACGCCGCAATGAGGACACGGCATCGATACCTGTGATTCTTATGACAGCATTTGGTCGGGAACGAGAGCTAAGTCGTGCACAAGAAGTTGGTACTGATGGTTTTCTTGCAAAACCGATCAAACAATCCGTGCTATTTGATTCTATTATGGCTGTGTTCGGCCACAACCCATGCTTACCGAGTGCTTTTGATGAACAAAGGGGAGCAACCTCCAAAATTCAAGGAGCACGTGTGCTTCTTGTTGAAGACAATGAAGTGAATCAAACGGTAGCCAAGGCTATACTTGAAGAATTTGGTCTGTATGTCGATGTTGTTCACAATGGATCTTTGGCTTTGGAAGCTATTCAAATCGCATCGTTCGATGCTGTGCTTATGGACATACAAATGCCAGTAATGAATGGCTTGGAGGCCACACAGCGTATTCGAGAAGATAAGCGTTTTGCTGAGCTCCCCATTATCGCTATGACAGCCCATGCCAGAATAGAAGACCGTGAAGAATGTCTGAATGCCGGTATGAATGACTATGTGAAGAAACCCATTGATCAAAATGTATTGTATGAAAAATTGAATCACTGGATACGAGTGGATCATACCGAATATAGTCCAAATACTGAGACGATGACACAGCCTTCAACAAATTCTTTTTCCAATGAATTTAAAGTTCCCATGGATCTCGACGGCTTCAATGTCACTCAAGGGCTCACACGATTGGGTGGGCGTCATGCGGTTTATGCTCAAGTACTTTTTGACTTTGTAGAGCTTTTTTCTAAAAGCGATATTGATCTTTCCCGTGCTTTGGATCGGGGAGATATCAAAACAGTTCGGGAAATCGCTCACCGTGTCCTGGGTGCAGCCGGAAATGTGGCGGCTGTCCAATTGCAAGATGTTGCTCGTGACTTGGAGCGCATGGTGGACAAAGATGATTTGGAACGCTCACGGGAGTTGGCAGAACGTTTTAAGCGTGAGTTGAAGGTCGTGTGTGTAAGTGTTCATCGCCTTCACATGCTGAAAACAGACAGCAATGCTTTACAGAGTGTAGCGATTGAGCAACAATATAGTGCAATGGATCTCCACACTATGCATTCATGGCTTGACGAGCTTATGGAACGACTGTCGGATTATGATCCAGTTGGAGCCATGCGTTGCCTTGAAGAATATACAGGACTGCGCGGAGAATCTTTTGATCGTTTACGCCAGAAAATCGACGACTACGAATTCGATGCCGCACAGGAAGAAGTCATCGCCTTACGGGATGTGTTGGTCCAAGCAGCACATTGA
- a CDS encoding outer membrane homotrimeric porin, which translates to MQALHRGIALAILFLCVGTTALATEIRMVGDFRIAPVLWSNKNFTGWNDAGTRTYDALNIWQRSRLRMDFIANEHLKFRFGLRLPNNTDWGNGTFTADNSTTAVQVYQAYLHFTWPDTDIAFTVGMQPFSLPISSVFYQNPVINTDNQSSSIASLVVEAPIVDDLVNVRFGFGRPFDSNGMFDSTTTEVDDEFDFYFLTIPITPTGAKITPWAMAGVYGKAVAPSSQYQKGLLTAGSYLTPSGYQENQNFFFWAGAAFEISVLDPIRFYGDVMYGQGAFADAERNRRQGWFADTAVEYTGLEWVTPQLAAWWGTGEDDSITNGSERLPATSTKWGPGGTIFYDNTQPLTDNNLGSNPIGSWGLAFSFKDISFVPKLKHTLTLAMANGTNSDKGIRQAVAVSGGNGEYVALGKDLTTSEWLYGINAINTYAMNDNLTWVLELGWAKLTGAKASVWNSTRNFTGNINDPWYVGLGLIYKF; encoded by the coding sequence ATGCAGGCGCTTCATCGTGGGATTGCTTTGGCAATCCTTTTTCTCTGTGTCGGGACAACTGCGCTGGCAACAGAGATTCGTATGGTCGGTGACTTTCGTATTGCTCCGGTTTTGTGGTCCAATAAAAATTTTACAGGCTGGAATGATGCAGGCACAAGGACATACGATGCTTTGAATATCTGGCAACGTTCCCGTTTACGTATGGATTTTATTGCGAACGAGCACTTGAAATTTCGGTTTGGATTGCGCCTTCCAAACAATACCGATTGGGGAAATGGGACTTTTACCGCGGATAATTCGACGACCGCCGTACAAGTATATCAAGCCTATCTTCATTTCACCTGGCCGGATACAGACATAGCCTTTACGGTTGGTATGCAACCGTTCAGTTTACCAATCTCCTCCGTATTCTACCAAAACCCGGTAATCAACACGGACAATCAAAGCAGTTCCATTGCTTCTCTTGTGGTAGAAGCACCGATCGTTGATGATCTTGTCAATGTACGATTCGGTTTTGGGCGTCCCTTTGATTCCAATGGGATGTTTGATTCAACGACAACAGAAGTTGATGATGAATTTGATTTCTATTTTTTGACGATACCCATTACACCGACAGGTGCTAAAATTACTCCATGGGCCATGGCCGGCGTGTATGGCAAAGCAGTTGCTCCCAGCTCACAGTACCAAAAAGGATTACTGACTGCGGGTTCTTATTTGACACCTTCTGGCTATCAGGAAAATCAAAATTTCTTTTTTTGGGCTGGTGCGGCATTCGAAATATCTGTTCTTGATCCTATCCGGTTTTATGGGGATGTTATGTATGGGCAGGGCGCGTTTGCCGATGCAGAGCGTAACCGTCGGCAAGGGTGGTTTGCTGATACGGCCGTCGAATATACCGGATTGGAATGGGTAACTCCTCAGCTTGCTGCATGGTGGGGAACCGGGGAAGACGACAGCATTACCAATGGGAGTGAACGACTTCCCGCAACCAGTACGAAGTGGGGGCCTGGGGGAACGATTTTTTATGATAATACACAGCCTCTTACCGACAACAATCTGGGATCCAATCCCATTGGAAGCTGGGGGTTGGCTTTCTCCTTCAAAGACATTTCTTTTGTGCCGAAATTGAAGCATACCCTGACATTAGCTATGGCCAATGGGACGAACTCCGATAAAGGGATTCGTCAGGCCGTGGCCGTGAGTGGCGGAAATGGTGAATACGTTGCTTTGGGGAAAGATTTAACAACTTCGGAATGGCTCTACGGAATCAATGCGATTAACACATACGCCATGAATGACAATCTCACGTGGGTTTTGGAATTGGGATGGGCAAAGCTGACCGGAGCCAAGGCCAGTGTGTGGAATTCAACCCGTAATTTTACCGGAAATATCAACGATCCTTGGTATGTCGGCTTAGGTTTGATCTACAAGTTTTAG
- a CDS encoding Crp/Fnr family transcriptional regulator yields the protein MNTQHGHSKRHCGQVLPLFRRLQDAVLHVVPGISEIRPRVDTNTTSPAVYDSVPGVDDVTDNQAHDRFDSMKAIEKEKYNVSTMLRKTPWGKDFSDDEITVLVEFAEIVLYEDGEYIFHDGEDNDYMALIIKGQVEIFKKNIYHRKKVITTLEKGMFFGEMSLIDREKRSASAKAKAETALLVISRQAFQDVCKANLKLGFKILLNISKILSRRLRQTTERVLYTA from the coding sequence ATGAATACTCAGCACGGACATTCGAAACGTCATTGCGGACAGGTGTTGCCATTATTTCGTCGTTTACAAGATGCAGTTTTGCATGTTGTTCCTGGTATTTCAGAAATACGTCCACGAGTTGATACCAACACGACATCTCCTGCTGTGTATGATAGCGTGCCGGGTGTGGATGATGTGACGGACAATCAAGCACATGACCGATTTGATTCTATGAAAGCGATAGAAAAAGAAAAATACAACGTCTCGACGATGCTGCGGAAAACACCGTGGGGAAAGGATTTCTCTGACGATGAAATTACTGTGCTCGTCGAATTTGCTGAAATCGTCCTATATGAAGACGGGGAATATATTTTTCACGATGGGGAAGATAACGATTATATGGCTCTTATCATCAAAGGCCAAGTCGAGATATTCAAAAAGAATATTTACCATCGGAAAAAGGTCATCACGACGCTGGAAAAAGGGATGTTTTTTGGGGAAATGTCGCTTATCGATCGAGAAAAACGTTCCGCATCGGCAAAAGCCAAGGCAGAAACCGCCTTGCTCGTCATCTCCCGTCAAGCATTTCAAGATGTCTGTAAAGCTAACCTGAAATTGGGCTTCAAGATATTACTCAATATATCCAAAATTTTGAGCCGCCGACTCCGTCAGACAACGGAACGGGTTCTGTATACTGCATAG
- a CDS encoding polysaccharide deacetylase family protein produces the protein MLTLTFDDGLKSVIQHGFPLLQKHHVPAVVGVISRRVESGDPDFLNIDDLKVLAQAGFEIASHGTNHIRPIEAPLTYTAEPLNAVRDSQNTMLWRASYFYPILTDIVQDNHVLSRVQAFSNLKAQAGSYFFDVSIGRIVIHPYPGERKFRAMSYEREMAQSKMHLEKYGFHISSYIVPYNYWTRKTRDLSLSMYSNVAVGGNRANYKHDADRHALKRFVVHSDHSLQKLSGIIEKDAIQNDGWVIFCLHGVGDSVGWEPISSQTLDALLTWVHQHQVDVVTLQEGSERLFGKHLNVVAIQHESES, from the coding sequence ATGCTAACGCTTACATTCGATGATGGGCTCAAAAGCGTTATTCAGCACGGATTTCCTCTTCTACAAAAACATCATGTTCCCGCCGTTGTCGGAGTGATTTCCCGACGAGTGGAGAGCGGTGATCCTGATTTTTTAAATATCGATGACCTCAAGGTGTTGGCCCAAGCCGGATTTGAAATCGCTTCTCACGGAACCAACCATATCCGCCCTATCGAAGCTCCATTGACATATACAGCAGAACCCCTCAATGCGGTACGCGATTCTCAAAATACAATGCTGTGGCGTGCGTCGTATTTCTATCCGATTCTCACAGACATTGTGCAAGATAATCATGTACTTTCCCGAGTCCAGGCATTTTCCAATCTCAAAGCGCAAGCTGGATCCTATTTCTTTGATGTTTCTATTGGGCGAATTGTGATCCATCCGTATCCAGGAGAGAGGAAATTCCGTGCGATGTCGTATGAACGCGAAATGGCTCAATCCAAGATGCACCTTGAAAAATATGGATTTCATATTTCATCATATATTGTTCCATATAATTACTGGACGAGAAAGACACGAGATTTAAGTCTTTCCATGTATAGTAACGTTGCTGTTGGAGGAAATCGTGCAAACTACAAACACGATGCCGATCGACATGCTTTGAAACGATTTGTCGTTCATAGTGACCATTCTTTGCAGAAACTCAGTGGTATCATTGAGAAGGATGCAATTCAGAATGACGGATGGGTTATTTTTTGCCTCCACGGTGTTGGAGATTCAGTGGGGTGGGAACCTATCAGTTCTCAAACACTGGATGCGCTCTTGACCTGGGTTCATCAACATCAAGTTGACGTTGTTACGTTGCAAGAAGGATCAGAGAGACTTTTCGGCAAACATTTAAACGTGGTGGCAATCCAGCATGAGTCAGAATCGTAA
- a CDS encoding AMP-binding protein, producing MKKQSFGSYEEFLAKFRLEVPENYNFAYDVIDENARQDPTRLAMIHIDDAGTRRDYTFADLATQSSRLANALTEAGIGKGDKVMLILLRRVEFWVSMLALSKIGALAVPSPALLTQKDIEYRVNFAKIKAILCEDSVADRVDAAQKACPSLKVLVSAGETEPHPGWHDFDAFCAGKNDIYVPTGERPGGEDPLLIFFSSGTTGQPKMVEQLHSYSLAHYITGVYWHDLEPGDVHLTLADTGWGKAVWGKYFGQWMAGATVFVWDFRGKFEPSALLDVISRHGVTTFCAPPTVYRFLIREDLSAYDLSKLRHCTTAGELLNDSVFISWKESTGLPIYEGYGQTETTLLLATYPFMTPKPGSIGRPTPGWDIVLLDADGNVCPPGEEGEISVSLKKGYPAGLFNGYLEEPERTALVLDENYYRTGDKAWMDEDGYYWFLGRVDDLIKSSGYRIGPFEVESALITHPAIVEAAVTGVPDPIRGQAVKATVVLAPGFEANDELTKQLQDHVKQVTAPYKYPRFIDYVSELPKTISGKIKRAEIRARDEGNN from the coding sequence ATGAAAAAACAATCGTTTGGGAGTTATGAGGAGTTTTTGGCCAAGTTCAGGCTGGAGGTTCCAGAAAACTACAATTTCGCGTATGACGTCATTGACGAAAACGCCAGACAAGACCCAACACGGCTCGCCATGATCCACATTGACGATGCCGGCACTCGTCGTGACTATACTTTTGCCGATCTTGCGACCCAGTCCAGCCGCCTTGCAAATGCTCTGACGGAAGCTGGCATTGGGAAAGGCGACAAGGTCATGCTGATCCTGCTGCGACGCGTCGAATTTTGGGTTAGCATGCTTGCCTTGTCCAAAATTGGAGCACTTGCAGTTCCGTCTCCGGCTCTTCTGACACAAAAAGACATCGAATATCGCGTCAATTTCGCCAAGATAAAAGCCATTCTCTGTGAAGATAGTGTGGCCGACCGCGTTGATGCAGCTCAAAAGGCATGTCCAAGCCTTAAAGTACTTGTTTCAGCAGGAGAAACTGAGCCACATCCTGGGTGGCATGATTTTGACGCTTTCTGCGCAGGGAAAAATGATATCTATGTCCCTACGGGGGAACGTCCTGGTGGCGAAGATCCATTACTCATTTTCTTTTCATCAGGCACGACCGGACAGCCTAAAATGGTCGAGCAACTCCATTCCTACTCTTTGGCCCATTACATTACGGGCGTCTACTGGCATGACTTGGAACCAGGAGACGTTCACCTGACATTGGCCGACACTGGATGGGGAAAAGCTGTTTGGGGAAAATATTTTGGGCAATGGATGGCTGGCGCCACTGTATTTGTCTGGGATTTTCGAGGAAAATTCGAACCTTCCGCCCTCCTCGACGTTATTAGCCGTCATGGCGTCACCACTTTTTGTGCCCCGCCCACGGTATACCGTTTTCTCATTCGAGAAGACCTGAGCGCGTACGATCTGTCCAAATTGCGACATTGCACGACGGCAGGGGAATTGCTCAACGACTCGGTGTTTATTTCATGGAAAGAATCAACCGGGTTGCCTATCTATGAGGGATATGGACAAACGGAAACTACACTTCTTCTGGCCACGTATCCGTTCATGACACCCAAGCCCGGTTCTATCGGACGCCCGACACCGGGATGGGATATTGTCTTGCTGGATGCCGACGGAAATGTTTGCCCTCCAGGGGAAGAGGGAGAAATTTCAGTCAGCCTCAAAAAGGGATATCCCGCAGGTTTATTTAACGGTTACCTTGAAGAACCAGAACGTACCGCACTGGTTTTAGACGAAAATTATTACCGTACCGGTGATAAAGCCTGGATGGACGAGGATGGATATTATTGGTTCTTGGGCAGGGTCGACGATCTTATTAAAAGTTCCGGCTACAGAATTGGACCGTTTGAAGTGGAGAGCGCGCTCATCACTCACCCGGCCATTGTAGAAGCCGCTGTCACCGGTGTTCCCGATCCGATCCGTGGCCAAGCAGTCAAGGCGACTGTGGTCTTAGCGCCTGGATTCGAAGCGAACGATGAATTGACAAAACAACTGCAGGACCATGTCAAACAGGTGACAGCACCGTACAAATATCCGCGTTTTATTGACTATGTTTCCGAGTTGCCAAAGACTATAAGTGGCAAAATCAAACGTGCTGAAATTCGAGCCCGTGACGAAGGGAACAACTAA
- a CDS encoding helix-turn-helix domain-containing protein: MTSLEKPQKEIAPRLRGLREAVGLTVEELAEKIGISAVDAAQYETGEVEIPVSYLFAVASLCQVDLTVLLSGGEAHLHEYSLVKAGQGLSVDRRKSYDYKSLAYRFSGKRMEPFQVTVPPRSEDQLSFTSHPGQEFIYVLEGRLEIRLGSKILELIPGDSLYFSSRTPHALRGLDNAPAQFLDVIN; the protein is encoded by the coding sequence ATGACCAGTCTGGAAAAGCCCCAAAAAGAGATTGCACCACGTCTTCGGGGCCTTCGTGAAGCCGTGGGGTTGACGGTTGAAGAGTTGGCGGAAAAAATCGGCATATCCGCCGTGGACGCTGCTCAATATGAAACAGGCGAAGTAGAGATCCCGGTCAGCTATCTTTTTGCTGTCGCCTCATTATGCCAAGTTGATCTTACTGTGCTTTTATCCGGAGGAGAGGCCCACCTCCATGAATACAGTCTGGTCAAAGCAGGACAAGGACTCAGTGTTGATCGTCGTAAGTCCTATGATTACAAAAGTTTGGCTTACCGTTTTTCCGGCAAACGAATGGAACCATTTCAGGTCACCGTTCCACCACGCTCAGAAGACCAACTCTCTTTTACGAGCCACCCTGGACAGGAATTTATCTACGTTCTTGAAGGCCGACTTGAAATTCGGCTTGGTTCCAAAATTCTTGAACTTATTCCAGGGGATAGTCTCTATTTCTCGTCACGCACTCCCCATGCGTTACGTGGGCTTGACAATGCTCCTGCTCAATTCCTCGACGTCATCAATTAA
- a CDS encoding HD domain-containing phosphohydrolase: MHDQPNVLLVDDTKTNISLLVEALKDDYKLGVATSGHTALKYLQNRTPDLILLDIMMPGMDGFEVCKQIKTEERLEDVPVIFITAMDNAVDKTKGFALGGVDYITKPFDITEVKARVRTHVSLRRARITLKAQNDILEERVRQRTQELHDTQIEVLHRLSMAAEYRDTDTGHHVKRISGTCALLGEACGLPLEECDTLYHASSMHDIGKIGIPDNILLKPGRLTGDEWNIMKQHTTIGARMLTGGQSELLKMAEIIAISHHERFDGKGYPHGLQGGSIPLVGRITCLCDVFDALCSKRPYKEAWPIERAVEEIIHGAGTMFDPDLVREFQVLLPRLLEVRARYADSEGYEDNLAMFA, translated from the coding sequence ATGCACGACCAACCGAATGTGCTTTTGGTTGATGACACCAAAACAAATATTTCTTTGTTAGTAGAAGCGTTGAAAGACGACTACAAACTAGGTGTGGCGACAAGTGGTCATACGGCATTGAAATATTTGCAAAACCGAACGCCAGACCTCATATTGCTTGACATCATGATGCCGGGGATGGATGGCTTTGAGGTATGCAAACAAATCAAAACCGAGGAACGACTTGAAGATGTCCCCGTTATTTTTATTACGGCAATGGACAATGCCGTAGATAAAACAAAGGGATTCGCTCTTGGTGGGGTTGACTATATCACGAAGCCTTTTGATATCACTGAAGTCAAGGCTCGTGTACGAACGCATGTGAGCCTTCGTCGAGCGCGCATCACACTCAAAGCACAAAATGATATTCTCGAAGAACGCGTACGCCAACGGACGCAAGAACTTCATGACACACAGATTGAAGTTTTGCATCGACTGAGTATGGCTGCTGAGTATCGAGATACAGATACGGGACATCATGTGAAACGTATCAGTGGAACGTGCGCTCTCCTTGGGGAAGCATGCGGATTACCGTTGGAGGAGTGCGATACGTTATATCATGCCAGTTCTATGCATGATATCGGTAAGATAGGTATTCCAGACAACATTCTCCTCAAACCGGGGCGATTAACGGGGGATGAGTGGAACATCATGAAGCAACACACAACCATCGGTGCCCGCATGCTTACTGGAGGCCAGTCAGAGCTATTGAAGATGGCTGAAATCATTGCAATATCGCATCATGAGCGGTTTGATGGGAAAGGATATCCTCATGGTCTGCAAGGGGGCTCCATTCCTTTAGTTGGTCGAATTACATGCTTATGTGACGTCTTTGACGCGCTGTGTTCCAAACGGCCGTATAAAGAGGCTTGGCCAATTGAGCGTGCGGTTGAAGAAATCATTCACGGAGCCGGAACAATGTTTGACCCTGATTTAGTCCGTGAGTTTCAAGTCTTGTTACCACGTCTTCTCGAAGTGAGAGCACGCTACGCCGATTCCGAAGGGTACGAAGATAACCTTGCAATGTTTGCGTGA
- a CDS encoding glycosyltransferase, which translates to MSQNRKAVIAGYAAAFPMGGQAWMILHYLLGLSRLGFDVLFLEDSSNWAYPFNPFTKTYGVDSSVGRQIMNDLFARCGFDGTFVYRSRFEDTSYGATLRELKSFMDEAELLINVSGLLPLEEEYAGPKTKVIIDTDPVFTQISIRDFPKMRKYYEAHDVHFTYGYNLADPFFPTPVPMGSFDWKPLLPPVALDLWPMQTGSGDGLTTIGSWDSKGRDVELNGEVYSWRKSLRFEKIIDLPASYPNERFDLTFSGITNDSDRFAQHGWCVRDANRISRDPFAYRRYIQESKAEFTMAKEQNVRLKSGWFSDRSATYLASGRPIIVEDTGFFRYIPKGQGVFGFNNTDEMHTALASVIDDPHGLKLASRRLAEQLFDAEHVLSQVVQASGITL; encoded by the coding sequence ATGAGTCAGAATCGTAAAGCCGTTATTGCGGGATATGCTGCCGCATTCCCCATGGGGGGACAGGCCTGGATGATTTTGCATTATCTCCTCGGTCTCTCGCGGCTCGGATTTGATGTGCTTTTTCTTGAAGACTCGTCCAATTGGGCTTATCCATTCAATCCTTTCACCAAAACATACGGTGTTGACTCCAGTGTGGGGCGGCAGATTATGAACGACCTCTTTGCACGATGCGGCTTTGATGGAACGTTCGTCTATCGAAGTCGTTTTGAAGACACCTCTTATGGCGCGACGTTACGTGAATTAAAGAGTTTTATGGATGAAGCAGAACTGCTTATAAACGTTTCAGGACTGTTGCCGCTTGAGGAAGAGTATGCCGGTCCAAAAACGAAAGTCATTATCGATACCGATCCGGTTTTTACACAAATTTCAATTCGTGACTTTCCCAAAATGCGGAAATATTACGAAGCACACGACGTTCACTTTACCTACGGCTATAATTTAGCCGATCCCTTTTTCCCCACACCTGTGCCCATGGGATCTTTTGATTGGAAACCTTTGTTACCTCCTGTGGCGCTTGATCTTTGGCCGATGCAAACAGGATCTGGGGATGGTTTGACTACGATCGGTTCCTGGGACAGCAAGGGGCGTGATGTTGAATTGAATGGAGAAGTCTATTCCTGGCGCAAGTCACTTCGATTTGAAAAAATTATTGATCTCCCTGCATCGTACCCCAATGAGCGCTTTGATTTGACGTTTTCTGGAATAACAAACGATAGTGATCGATTTGCTCAACATGGGTGGTGCGTTCGTGACGCCAACCGTATTTCCAGAGATCCCTTTGCCTACAGGCGGTACATTCAGGAGTCTAAGGCTGAATTTACAATGGCCAAGGAACAAAATGTTCGTTTAAAAAGCGGATGGTTTTCTGATCGTTCGGCAACATATCTGGCCAGTGGGAGGCCGATCATTGTCGAAGATACAGGTTTCTTTCGATATATACCGAAAGGGCAGGGCGTATTCGGGTTTAACAATACTGACGAAATGCACACAGCGCTTGCCAGCGTGATTGACGATCCCCATGGATTAAAGCTGGCGTCGAGACGTCTTGCAGAACAACTATTCGATGCTGAACATGTTTTGAGTCAGGTTGTGCAGGCATCAGGGATCACCCTATAG